In Pseudomonas sp. DNDY-54, a genomic segment contains:
- a CDS encoding L-fuconate dehydratase — protein sequence MPVITRVDVHDIRFPTSRSLDGSDAMNPAPDYSATYVILHTDAPTGVTGHGLTFTIGRGNEICVAAVRSLASQVENLSLVSITENMGAFWRQMTSGDSQLRWLGPEKGVIHLATAAIVNAIWDLWAKTEGKPLWKLLADMSPDELVRCLDFRFVSDVLTPEEALAILQRQASGKATRESTLVESGYPAYTTSAGWLGYSEAKIRRLAREGLAEGWTHFKQKVGGDLQDDIRRARILREEIGEQAVLMMDANQVWDVDEAILNMRQLAQFNPMWIEEPTSPDDILGHAEIRRRLDGIGVATGEHCHNRVMFKQFLQAGAIDYCQVDVARLGGFNEAIIVLLLAAKFGVPVCPHGGGVGLCEYIQHLSMFDYIAVSGSLERRVLEYVDHLHEHFVDPVCVERGRYRVPTAPGSSITMHAASRSEHEFPDGAAWRTGTPVHKP from the coding sequence ATGCCGGTGATTACCCGCGTCGATGTCCACGATATTCGCTTTCCGACGTCCCGCTCGCTGGACGGCTCGGACGCGATGAACCCTGCGCCCGATTATTCCGCCACATACGTCATTCTGCATACCGATGCACCCACGGGCGTTACCGGCCATGGCCTGACATTCACGATCGGTCGTGGCAATGAGATTTGCGTCGCTGCGGTTCGGTCCCTCGCCAGCCAGGTCGAGAACCTCAGTCTGGTTTCGATCACTGAAAACATGGGCGCGTTCTGGCGCCAGATGACCTCAGGCGACAGCCAGCTACGCTGGTTGGGCCCTGAAAAAGGCGTTATCCATCTCGCCACCGCGGCTATTGTGAATGCCATCTGGGACCTGTGGGCCAAAACCGAAGGCAAGCCCTTATGGAAATTGCTGGCGGACATGTCACCCGACGAGTTGGTGCGGTGCCTCGATTTCCGTTTCGTCAGTGATGTTCTGACGCCCGAAGAAGCGCTCGCGATTCTCCAACGTCAGGCCAGCGGCAAGGCCACACGCGAAAGCACGCTTGTCGAAAGCGGCTACCCGGCCTACACCACATCCGCCGGCTGGCTCGGATACTCGGAAGCGAAAATTCGCCGGTTGGCTCGCGAAGGGCTGGCCGAAGGCTGGACCCATTTCAAGCAAAAGGTGGGCGGCGATCTACAGGACGACATCCGGCGCGCTCGCATCCTGCGCGAAGAAATCGGAGAGCAGGCCGTTCTGATGATGGATGCCAATCAGGTCTGGGATGTGGATGAAGCGATTCTGAACATGCGCCAGCTGGCGCAGTTCAATCCGATGTGGATCGAGGAGCCAACCAGTCCCGACGATATTCTCGGCCATGCCGAAATCCGCAGGCGCCTCGACGGCATCGGCGTCGCGACGGGCGAGCATTGCCACAACCGGGTGATGTTCAAACAGTTTCTGCAGGCCGGTGCAATCGATTATTGCCAAGTAGATGTTGCCCGCCTGGGTGGCTTCAACGAAGCCATCATCGTCCTGCTGCTGGCTGCCAAGTTCGGCGTACCGGTTTGTCCACACGGCGGTGGCGTAGGCCTCTGCGAGTACATCCAGCATCTGTCCATGTTCGATTACATCGCCGTGTCCGGCTCGCTCGAGAGACGGGTGCTGGAATACGTCGACCACCTGCACGAGCACTTCGTTGACCCTGTTTGTGTGGAGCGCGGCCGCTATCGGGTGCCAACCGCGCCGGGGAGCAGCATCACCATGCACGCCGCCTCACGCAGCGAACACGAGTTCCCAGACGGGGCCGCCTGGCGGACCGGAACGCCCGTACACAAGCCCTGA
- a CDS encoding fumarylacetoacetate hydrolase family protein, producing MPCRIQLTAENTLPADGMRGTLVGRIWLPGEAPGPTPVLLREDGVFDLSQLAPTLSGLFEKPALLQRLAQLDAPRIADTKSLLDNSGDDLDPTRPYLLAPADLQVIKAAGVTFAASMIERVIEEQAAGDPAKAEAVRGQVDKVLGADLSRIQPGSDAAMQLKHVLIEQGLWSQYLEVGIGPDAEIFTKAPVLAAVGTGAEIGIHPESAWNNPEPEVVLAVNSRGVAVGATLGNDVNLRDFEGRSALLLSKAKDNNASCAIGPFIRLFDDSFGIDDVRRCVVDLSVEGEDGYVLHGSSSMDQISRDPLDLVAQAINRNHQYPDGFLLFLGTLFAPTQDRDTVGSGFTHKLGDRVSIRSAHLGALHNRVNHSDVVPPWEFGVLALFKNLAARGLL from the coding sequence ATGCCCTGCCGGATCCAGCTCACAGCTGAAAATACCCTGCCCGCTGACGGCATGCGGGGAACGCTCGTCGGACGGATCTGGTTGCCTGGCGAGGCGCCTGGGCCGACACCCGTGCTGCTGCGTGAGGACGGCGTCTTTGACCTGTCTCAGCTAGCACCGACCCTGAGCGGGTTGTTCGAGAAGCCCGCACTGTTGCAGCGCTTGGCGCAGCTGGACGCGCCGCGGATCGCCGACACCAAATCGCTGCTGGACAACAGCGGCGATGACCTCGACCCGACGCGTCCGTACCTGCTGGCGCCAGCGGATCTACAGGTGATCAAGGCCGCCGGGGTTACGTTCGCGGCCAGCATGATCGAGCGCGTGATCGAGGAGCAGGCTGCCGGTGACCCGGCCAAAGCCGAGGCGGTACGAGGCCAGGTTGACAAGGTGCTGGGCGCTGATCTGTCGCGTATTCAACCGGGCTCGGACGCGGCGATGCAGCTCAAGCACGTGCTGATCGAGCAAGGCCTGTGGTCTCAGTATCTGGAAGTCGGCATCGGCCCGGACGCGGAGATATTCACCAAGGCGCCTGTGCTGGCTGCCGTCGGCACCGGCGCGGAGATTGGAATACACCCGGAGTCAGCATGGAACAACCCCGAGCCAGAAGTGGTGCTGGCCGTCAACAGCCGTGGTGTAGCGGTGGGGGCCACGCTGGGCAACGACGTGAACTTGCGCGACTTTGAAGGCCGCAGTGCGCTACTGCTGAGCAAGGCGAAGGACAACAACGCCTCCTGTGCCATCGGGCCATTCATTCGGCTGTTCGATGACAGCTTTGGCATCGATGATGTGCGCCGCTGCGTCGTTGATCTGTCCGTTGAGGGAGAGGACGGCTACGTTCTTCACGGCAGCAGTTCGATGGATCAGATCAGTCGGGACCCGCTGGATCTGGTGGCTCAAGCTATCAACCGCAACCACCAATACCCCGACGGTTTTTTGCTGTTCCTGGGTACGTTGTTCGCGCCCACACAGGACCGCGATACGGTGGGCTCCGGCTTCACCCACAAGCTGGGCGACCGGGTCAGTATCCGCAGCGCACACCTGGGTGCGCTGCACAATCGTGTCAATCACAGCGACGTGGTGCCGCCTTGGGAGTTTGGTGTGCTGGCTCTGTTTAAAAACCTGGCGGCTCGCGGTTTGCTCTAG
- a CDS encoding TRAP transporter small permease, with amino-acid sequence MTSQPSTLQATLGVLRSALEITIGLLVMGVVFCVAANVFGRFVLNHSFVWAEEFSRIMFIWVVLLGAGLASLNNEHVSVTYFKSLVTRPVQKVFSLITVAVIYAVCICILVGFKDIVSGFVSVTPLLQISKTFIYSAMPVMAALTLIANTIALFTIFRGSST; translated from the coding sequence ATGACTTCTCAACCGTCCACGCTCCAGGCAACGCTGGGTGTACTGCGTTCGGCCCTGGAAATCACGATCGGCCTGCTGGTAATGGGCGTGGTGTTCTGCGTCGCCGCCAACGTCTTCGGCCGCTTCGTACTGAATCACTCGTTCGTCTGGGCTGAAGAATTCTCCCGGATCATGTTCATCTGGGTTGTCCTGCTCGGCGCGGGGCTGGCCAGCCTGAACAACGAGCATGTATCGGTGACCTATTTCAAAAGCCTGGTAACACGGCCGGTCCAGAAGGTATTCAGCCTGATCACCGTTGCCGTCATTTACGCCGTCTGCATCTGCATTCTGGTCGGTTTCAAGGACATCGTGTCCGGTTTCGTCAGCGTCACGCCTCTGCTTCAAATCTCCAAGACCTTCATCTACAGCGCCATGCCGGTCATGGCAGCGCTGACGTTGATCGCTAACACCATCGCCCTGTTCACGATATTCCGCGGGAGCTCGACATGA
- a CDS encoding LysR family transcriptional regulator, which translates to MSTEQGNLPALKNWLKYRHLALISTLARTGNMHTTAEQMGLSQPAVSKMLRDIEALFGFELFERLSRKLVPTELGQVVIQHAESTLNDTQRFAHQLDTLRKGGHGNIKIGAIIAATAATIPVALVELKRRRPLLMIELVEQTSDHLLDMLEHKQLDLVIGRFTNSRQQQRFDFQPLAEEPFWLVCKRDHPLSNQSDIHPAELTRWPWVLYPFDTPMRQMLEQRLSQLDVAPPSNVIETTSVQTTLYLLRNSETLALLPEAIARQQVEQGLLCELSTSLATQSLRYGILTRKHQPPSSNASELIQILMNDRAET; encoded by the coding sequence ATGAGTACCGAACAGGGCAACCTGCCTGCGCTGAAGAACTGGCTCAAATACCGCCATTTGGCGTTGATTTCCACCTTGGCACGTACCGGCAACATGCACACCACGGCGGAGCAGATGGGCCTCAGCCAACCCGCGGTGAGCAAGATGTTGAGGGATATCGAGGCGCTGTTCGGTTTCGAGCTTTTCGAGCGATTGTCACGCAAGCTTGTACCCACCGAGCTCGGGCAGGTGGTGATCCAGCATGCCGAGAGCACGTTGAACGATACCCAGCGCTTCGCCCATCAACTCGACACCTTGCGCAAGGGCGGCCACGGCAACATCAAGATAGGCGCGATCATTGCCGCCACCGCCGCAACCATTCCGGTAGCGCTGGTGGAGCTCAAGCGCCGACGGCCACTGTTAATGATCGAACTGGTGGAGCAGACCAGCGATCACCTGCTGGACATGCTTGAGCACAAACAGCTCGATCTGGTGATCGGACGCTTCACTAATAGCCGTCAGCAGCAGCGTTTCGACTTTCAACCGCTGGCCGAAGAGCCGTTCTGGCTGGTCTGCAAACGAGACCATCCGCTCAGTAATCAGAGTGATATCCACCCCGCCGAACTCACCCGCTGGCCTTGGGTGCTCTACCCGTTCGATACGCCGATGCGCCAAATGCTTGAGCAACGCCTGAGCCAGCTGGATGTCGCTCCGCCGAGCAACGTCATCGAAACGACATCGGTTCAAACCACCCTCTATCTGCTGCGTAACAGCGAGACGCTCGCTCTATTGCCGGAAGCCATCGCCCGGCAACAGGTCGAGCAGGGATTGCTCTGCGAATTATCCACCAGCCTGGCCACCCAATCGCTCCGGTACGGCATCCTCACCCGCAAGCATCAACCGCCTTCTAGCAACGCTTCGGAACTGATCCAGATCCTAATGAACGACCGCGCCGAGACCTGA
- a CDS encoding FAD-binding oxidoreductase — protein sequence MKISRQQMLEALVAILGNAAVLQETEDYQRYVSDWSGSRLGTPLAVVRPADTEQVAAVVRFCAAHAIPMVPQGGHTGLVGGALPDHARPELVISLERLNRVRQIDPVGFTIAVDAGCVLEHVKDAAEAADCYFPLALGAQGSCQIGGNIATNAGGVNVLRYGMMREQVLGLEVVLPDGRIWNRMNALRKDNRGYALQQLFIGSEGTLGIVTGAVLKLSPRPQRTLTALLAVATVEDAVQLYTRARRECSDLLSAFELIPRIGMELAFEANRQLPEPLAEPYPFYVLLELAVSGPVDLQDLFDGYLERSMSSGLVLDGTLAGSSEQARKLWLIREGMVEGQRLRGEHLRTDISVPISAIAAFVEQASHAVTEVSPRATILVYGHIGDGNLHFNILPPPELAHGAAIALLLQIEEVIFAVLDRFDGSISAEHGIGRVKQQAYLSRTAPEDVRLLKGLKALFDPLDLMNAGRIIPPQAQTAID from the coding sequence ATGAAGATATCCCGCCAGCAGATGCTCGAAGCCCTGGTTGCAATTCTCGGAAACGCCGCTGTGTTGCAGGAGACGGAGGATTACCAGCGCTACGTCAGCGACTGGAGTGGCAGCCGCCTGGGCACGCCGCTGGCGGTGGTCCGGCCGGCCGATACCGAGCAGGTGGCCGCGGTCGTCCGATTCTGCGCAGCGCACGCCATTCCCATGGTGCCGCAAGGCGGCCATACCGGCCTCGTTGGTGGCGCGCTGCCCGATCACGCGCGTCCGGAACTGGTGATTAGTCTCGAGCGGCTGAACCGCGTGCGCCAGATCGACCCCGTCGGCTTCACCATTGCCGTTGATGCCGGTTGCGTGCTGGAACACGTGAAGGACGCGGCCGAGGCGGCGGATTGTTACTTTCCGCTGGCGCTGGGCGCGCAAGGCAGTTGCCAGATCGGAGGCAACATCGCCACCAACGCCGGCGGCGTGAACGTGCTGCGCTACGGCATGATGCGCGAGCAGGTGTTGGGGCTGGAGGTGGTACTGCCCGACGGGCGTATCTGGAACCGCATGAACGCGCTGCGAAAGGACAACCGTGGCTACGCCCTGCAGCAGTTGTTCATCGGCAGTGAGGGCACCTTGGGTATTGTCACCGGAGCCGTACTCAAACTCTCGCCTCGTCCGCAGCGGACGCTGACGGCACTGCTGGCAGTGGCCACGGTAGAGGATGCAGTGCAGCTGTACACCCGTGCGCGGCGCGAGTGCTCTGATCTGTTGTCGGCCTTCGAGTTGATTCCAAGGATCGGCATGGAACTGGCGTTCGAAGCGAACAGGCAGTTACCCGAACCACTGGCCGAGCCCTACCCGTTCTACGTTCTGCTGGAACTCGCCGTCTCCGGACCGGTGGACCTGCAAGATCTGTTCGACGGTTACCTCGAGCGGTCCATGAGTAGCGGGTTGGTACTTGATGGCACACTCGCCGGCAGCAGCGAACAAGCGCGCAAGCTATGGCTGATCCGCGAGGGCATGGTCGAGGGTCAGCGGCTGCGCGGCGAACACCTGCGAACCGATATCTCGGTGCCCATCTCGGCCATTGCGGCGTTCGTCGAGCAAGCGAGCCACGCGGTCACCGAAGTCTCGCCGCGGGCGACGATCCTGGTATACGGACACATCGGCGACGGCAACCTGCACTTCAATATCCTGCCGCCCCCCGAACTCGCGCACGGAGCAGCCATCGCCCTGCTACTGCAAATCGAGGAAGTGATATTCGCCGTTCTGGATCGCTTCGATGGCAGCATCAGCGCCGAACACGGCATCGGACGGGTCAAGCAACAGGCCTATCTGTCTCGAACGGCACCGGAGGACGTGCGACTGCTCAAGGGCCTCAAGGCCTTGTTCGATCCGCTGGACCTGATGAACGCCGGCCGTATCATTCCGCCGCAAGCGCAGACCGCCATCGACTAG
- a CDS encoding LysR family transcriptional regulator encodes MIAALPSIVSRLRLKQLRLLIALDEQGSLHRAAEQISISQPGATKALHEIESTFAAELFTRSSQGLQPNDLGRCVIRYARLIHSDLAHLREEMVGILQGHGGRLSVGVIMGAVPLLMRTLGRLRRKQPELSVEIVEDTSARLLGLIDEGRLDLAICRSSVSRRPDAYDCLTLHEEQLAVVSHPDHPLADAEALTLHELKGYRWVIYPANMPMRQLLEREFSEASLEFPRYPVETASTFTTLSLLQEDPQLVAVMPLSVARFSERFDMIRQLPLALRSRSEPYGVIARHGSSLSPAAQLLLDELRSESASASTAAL; translated from the coding sequence ATGATCGCCGCCCTCCCCTCGATCGTTTCCCGCCTGCGCCTCAAACAGTTGCGCCTTCTCATCGCGCTAGACGAGCAAGGCTCGCTGCACCGCGCCGCCGAGCAGATTTCGATCAGCCAGCCTGGGGCGACCAAGGCGCTGCACGAAATAGAATCGACGTTCGCGGCCGAGCTGTTTACCCGCAGCAGCCAGGGATTGCAGCCCAACGATCTGGGGAGATGCGTGATTCGCTACGCGCGGCTGATCCATAGCGATCTCGCGCATTTGCGCGAAGAGATGGTCGGCATTCTTCAAGGACACGGCGGGCGTCTCTCGGTTGGGGTGATCATGGGCGCGGTTCCGTTATTGATGCGCACGCTGGGCCGGCTGCGACGCAAACAGCCGGAGCTTTCGGTTGAAATCGTCGAAGATACGAGCGCCCGACTGCTCGGCCTGATCGACGAGGGGCGGCTGGATCTGGCGATTTGCCGGAGCAGCGTCAGTCGGCGTCCAGATGCGTATGACTGCCTGACCCTGCACGAGGAGCAGCTGGCAGTCGTGTCGCATCCAGACCATCCCCTTGCCGACGCGGAGGCGCTGACGCTGCATGAGCTGAAGGGCTATCGCTGGGTCATCTACCCGGCGAACATGCCGATGCGCCAGCTGCTGGAGCGAGAATTCAGCGAAGCCAGCCTTGAATTTCCGCGCTATCCGGTGGAAACCGCGTCAACCTTCACCACGCTTAGCCTGCTGCAGGAAGACCCTCAACTGGTTGCGGTCATGCCGCTGTCGGTCGCCCGCTTTAGCGAGCGTTTCGACATGATCCGTCAACTGCCACTCGCGCTGCGCTCACGCAGTGAACCCTACGGTGTCATTGCACGGCACGGGAGCAGTCTGTCTCCGGCGGCGCAGTTGCTGCTCGACGAATTGCGAAGCGAAAGCGCTTCAGCTTCAACCGCCGCGCTGTGA
- a CDS encoding TRAP transporter large permease gives MILWSILIGLLAAIVVGVPISFGLAAISLFIFFHADYAMTPIVSEAINGLDSFPLLAIPLFILVGEVMSEGGIAKRLVRLASAMVGFISGGLGQIAVLTSMFFGGISGSAVADASAVGSMMIEPMKRHHYPAPLAAAIIVASSVVGIIIPPSIPMILYGVVTNTSISQLFLAGIVPGIIITLGLAITTYFQSKKIGKAQPFSIGELGQALRGALLAMLLPIIIVGGILTGIFTPTESAAFALVYALGISMFVYRSLTVKRFFELCIATGKLTGIVMLLLAFANVLAWLLTANMIPQQLVEALGALSQSKFVILGILTLFLLLVGFFMDLTPAMVILAPLMTPIVVKLGVDPVYFGVLMSFVLGIGLITPPVGTVLYVGCGVGKVGMEQLVHRLLPFYFTLLALLVLFLVFPGLVLWYR, from the coding sequence ATGATTCTGTGGAGCATTTTGATCGGCCTGCTGGCGGCCATTGTGGTGGGTGTACCTATCTCGTTCGGCCTCGCCGCGATAAGTCTGTTTATTTTCTTCCACGCCGACTACGCGATGACGCCTATCGTGTCCGAGGCGATCAATGGCCTGGATTCATTTCCCTTGCTGGCCATTCCGCTGTTCATCCTGGTCGGCGAAGTCATGAGCGAAGGCGGGATTGCCAAGCGCCTGGTGCGCCTGGCCAGCGCCATGGTCGGCTTCATCTCGGGCGGCCTGGGACAGATCGCGGTGCTCACCTCGATGTTCTTTGGCGGCATCAGCGGTTCAGCGGTTGCCGACGCCTCGGCGGTCGGCAGCATGATGATCGAACCGATGAAGCGCCATCATTACCCGGCCCCGCTGGCCGCTGCGATCATCGTTGCTTCGTCGGTCGTCGGCATCATCATCCCACCGTCGATCCCCATGATTCTCTATGGCGTGGTCACCAATACCTCAATCTCGCAGCTTTTCCTCGCCGGGATCGTGCCGGGCATCATCATTACCCTGGGCCTGGCGATCACCACCTACTTCCAGTCGAAGAAGATCGGCAAAGCACAGCCCTTCAGCATTGGCGAACTGGGCCAGGCACTGCGGGGTGCCCTTCTGGCCATGCTGCTTCCAATCATCATTGTCGGTGGCATTCTTACGGGAATCTTTACCCCCACCGAAAGCGCAGCATTCGCGCTGGTCTACGCACTGGGCATTTCAATGTTCGTCTACCGCAGTCTGACGGTGAAACGCTTCTTCGAACTGTGCATCGCGACCGGCAAACTGACGGGCATCGTGATGCTGCTGCTGGCATTCGCCAATGTGCTGGCCTGGCTGTTGACCGCCAACATGATTCCGCAACAGCTGGTCGAGGCACTCGGCGCCCTCTCGCAAAGCAAGTTCGTCATCCTCGGCATCCTCACGCTGTTTCTGCTGCTGGTTGGCTTCTTCATGGATCTGACGCCAGCAATGGTCATTCTCGCGCCGCTGATGACGCCCATCGTGGTGAAGCTCGGCGTAGACCCGGTGTACTTCGGCGTGCTGATGTCTTTTGTCCTTGGCATCGGGCTGATCACCCCCCCTGTTGGCACGGTGCTCTATGTGGGCTGTGGCGTCGGCAAGGTCGGGATGGAGCAGCTGGTGCACCGACTGCTGCCGTTCTACTTCACGCTGCTGGCGCTACTCGTGCTGTTTCTGGTGTTTCCGGGGTTGGTGCTGTGGTATCGCTAG
- a CDS encoding TRAP transporter substrate-binding protein has translation MSLLGALGVSLASLSVTAAPEFPPLPEVTGNTVADKGTFEIKFSIGTTQSGAQYRGLEYFEKVVEQRSEGRIDVKLFHSAQLGDDLQAVSSLQAGTLEMTAPSTSPLVGMLPQLAVFDLPFLFPTPEDADRVLDGEVGQKMLEDASGQGFIAIGWAENGYRQLTNSKKAIQGPDDLAGLKVRTMQNPIHIDIWRTLGANPTPMSFAELFTALEQGVVDGQENPWITISASRFNEVQSHATETNHVYTPFMTLVSERFWKRLPAEYQALLVDASKAMATYQRQVSRSMNDQLKAEMKASNMSVTELSPEQIAAFQERLKPVYEKWKDKIGEDLLDSILKKS, from the coding sequence ATGTCCCTACTCGGTGCGCTTGGCGTGAGCCTGGCGAGTTTGTCGGTTACCGCCGCCCCGGAATTTCCACCGCTTCCCGAGGTGACGGGCAATACCGTCGCTGACAAGGGCACGTTCGAAATCAAGTTCAGTATCGGCACCACGCAGTCAGGCGCCCAGTACCGTGGTCTGGAGTATTTCGAGAAGGTTGTCGAGCAGCGTAGTGAAGGTCGCATCGATGTAAAGCTGTTCCACAGCGCCCAGCTGGGCGATGACCTGCAAGCAGTCAGCTCGTTGCAAGCCGGCACTTTGGAAATGACCGCCCCCTCAACCTCGCCGCTGGTGGGCATGTTGCCGCAACTGGCGGTATTCGACCTCCCGTTCCTGTTCCCTACCCCCGAGGACGCCGACCGGGTACTTGATGGCGAAGTTGGTCAAAAAATGCTCGAGGACGCATCCGGTCAGGGCTTTATCGCTATTGGTTGGGCCGAAAATGGTTATCGGCAGCTGACCAACAGCAAAAAAGCCATCCAGGGGCCTGACGACCTGGCGGGGCTGAAGGTGCGCACCATGCAGAACCCGATTCACATCGACATCTGGAGAACGCTCGGCGCGAACCCAACCCCCATGTCGTTCGCAGAGCTGTTCACGGCGCTGGAGCAAGGTGTCGTGGACGGCCAGGAGAATCCCTGGATCACGATCTCGGCGTCGCGCTTCAACGAGGTGCAATCCCATGCGACCGAGACTAATCACGTCTACACGCCTTTCATGACGCTGGTTTCCGAGCGCTTCTGGAAGCGTCTGCCTGCCGAGTACCAGGCGCTACTGGTAGACGCGAGCAAGGCGATGGCGACCTATCAACGCCAGGTCAGTCGCTCCATGAATGATCAGCTCAAAGCGGAGATGAAGGCGTCGAACATGAGCGTTACCGAGCTCTCGCCTGAGCAGATAGCGGCATTCCAGGAACGGCTGAAGCCGGTCTACGAGAAGTGGAAGGACAAGATTGGCGAAGACTTGCTGGACTCGATTCTGAAGAAAAGCTGA
- the araD1 gene encoding AraD1 family protein, producing MRLIQFQNEQGERQVGVVNDERIEVLRGVGSTRELALAAIRSGNSLAAQIDLQGLDAGPSYRQLLADRRVLAPLDHEDPAHCLVSGTGLTHLGSAATRDKMHQQVEQREEKLTDSMQMFRWGMQGGKPQAGLVGAQPEWFYKGDGSTVVRPGADFPAPDFAEDFGEEPELTGLYVIGDDGQPYRLGFALGNEFSDHVMERKNYLYLAHSKLRFCSFGPELRIGELPANLAGVSRIRRDGQVLWEKEFLSGEENMCHSLANLEFHHFKYSQFLRPGDVHVHFFGTATLSFADGIKPQPGDQFEISLDAFGEPLRNGISIHPAGIKVGGVKAL from the coding sequence ATGCGGTTGATCCAGTTTCAGAACGAGCAGGGCGAGCGTCAGGTTGGCGTGGTGAATGACGAGCGTATCGAGGTGTTACGTGGCGTCGGCAGCACGCGGGAGCTGGCGCTGGCGGCGATCCGTAGCGGCAACAGCCTGGCGGCACAGATCGATCTTCAAGGGCTTGATGCCGGTCCGTCGTATCGCCAGCTGCTGGCCGACAGACGTGTGCTGGCGCCGCTGGATCATGAGGACCCGGCGCATTGCCTGGTCAGCGGTACCGGCTTGACCCACTTGGGGAGCGCGGCGACGCGAGACAAAATGCATCAGCAGGTCGAACAGCGCGAGGAAAAGCTCACCGACTCGATGCAGATGTTCCGCTGGGGAATGCAGGGTGGAAAGCCGCAGGCGGGGCTTGTTGGGGCGCAGCCGGAGTGGTTCTACAAGGGTGATGGCAGCACCGTGGTTCGCCCCGGGGCTGATTTCCCGGCGCCTGACTTCGCTGAGGACTTTGGTGAAGAGCCCGAGTTGACCGGTCTCTATGTCATAGGTGACGACGGTCAGCCTTATCGACTGGGCTTCGCCCTTGGCAATGAATTTTCCGACCATGTGATGGAGCGTAAGAACTACCTGTATCTGGCCCACTCCAAGCTCAGATTCTGCTCGTTCGGGCCGGAGCTTCGCATTGGCGAGCTGCCGGCGAACCTGGCGGGTGTCAGCCGCATCCGACGGGACGGACAGGTGTTGTGGGAAAAAGAGTTTTTGTCCGGCGAGGAGAACATGTGCCATAGCCTTGCGAATCTGGAGTTTCACCACTTCAAGTACTCGCAATTTCTCCGCCCGGGCGACGTGCACGTGCATTTTTTTGGTACGGCCACGCTGTCGTTCGCTGACGGCATCAAGCCTCAGCCGGGCGACCAGTTCGAGATCAGTCTCGATGCCTTCGGTGAGCCTTTGCGCAACGGCATCTCGATTCATCCGGCCGGCATTAAGGTCGGGGGCGTCAAAGCGCTCTGA